In Pecten maximus chromosome 10, xPecMax1.1, whole genome shotgun sequence, one genomic interval encodes:
- the LOC117336041 gene encoding probable cytochrome P450 12d1 proximal, mitochondrial: MSGRRGRLLMSLKDRLCRKPKLYHRNKSTMISSISSEDIPATEMSRIDSTVRPFNEVPGPKCYPFIGTLPYYLPGGRFHKKEHNEVSKILRKEFGNLYKETLLGGKTMVHTFDAADVETVYRNEGKYPVREAFMTLGHFNKKFQSNSQGLLTSQMERWHHLRVNVQKKMLLPKTVAAYIPEHCLVANDLMCRIASSKETDGIIEDLRPHLTKYAAECIGVVCFNKRLGAFLDGDNALEASRFIKAVQDVMLVSHLEVRQFPLFKLFNTPTFNKFIKSQTIIKEIAIKYSNIALEAAQQRLEAGDSVDGEHGDLVPYLMSKSSLSNEDVLTVISEFIFAGVDTTSHHLSFLLYLLGQHPHIQNKLYDEIRTHLPTNESPITEKHIRNMPYLKAVAKETHRLLPVAPAHLRQTNVDTVLSGYHIPAGTTVAMHSTFIGQDAKEFPEPDVFKPERWIRSNTSPKKNHPFAMTPFGFGPRGCIGMRFAEQETQIAVIKILQRYRLEYVGEPLRLEASITFKPANKMAFRFTKRL; the protein is encoded by the exons ATGTCTGGCAGACGTGGCCgtttactgatgtcattgaAGGATAGATTGTGCAGGAAACCCAAGCTATACCATCGTAACAAGTCTACCATGATATCCAGCATTTCTTCGGAAGATATTCCTGCGACAGAAATGTCAAGAATTGATTCTACTGTCCGTCCTTTCAATGAAGTCCCTGGGCCGAAATGTTACCCATTTATTGGAACATTACCTTACTACCTACCAGGAG GCAGATTTCATAAAAAAGAACATAATGAAGTATCCAAAATTTTGCGGAAAGAATTCGGAAATTTGTACAAAGAAACTCTCCTTGGGGGAAAAACAATGGTTCACACATTTGACGCGGCAGACGTGGAAACTGTTTATCGTAACGAAGGAAAGTATCCTGTTCGGGAAGCATTTATGACCTTGGGGCATTTCAACAAGAAGTTCCAGTCGAACAGCCAAGGTTTGCTGACGTC ACAAATGGAACGGTGGCATCACCTACGAGTCAATGTCCAGAAGAAGATGCTCCTACCGAAGACTGTGGCGGCTTATATACCGGAACATTGTCTGGTCGCTAATGATTTGATGTGTCGGATAGCATCATCCAAGGAGACAGACGGCATCATAGAAGACCTCCGACctcatttaacaaaatatgcTGCAGAAT GTATTGGTGTCGTCTGCTTCAACAAGAGGCTTGGTGCATTCCTCGATGGCGACAATGCACTTGAGGCATCTAGATTTATTAAAGCGGTTCAGGACGTCATGCTGGTTTCTCATTTGGAAGTTCGACAATTTCCGCTTTTCAAGCTCTTCAACACACCTACATTCAATAAATTTATCAAATCACAGACTATAATTAAAGA AATCGCCATTAAATATTCTAATATCGCCTTGGAAGCGGCCCAACAGAGACTAGAGGCCGGCGACAGTGTAGACGGGGAGCATGGAGATCTTGTACCTTATCTCATGTCAAAATCCTCTCTGAGCAATGAAGATGTTCTCACTGTTATTAGCGAATTCATATTTGCTGGAGTTGACACG acgagccaCCACCTATCATTCCTGCTATATCTATTAGGACAACATCCTCATATCCAGAACAAGCTATACGACGAGATCCGGACACACCTACCCACCAACGAAAGCCCGATCACCGAAAAACATATCCGGAATATGCCATATCTAAAAGCGGTTGCCAAGGAAACTCACAG ATTGCTCCCTGTGGCTCCTGCACATCTGCGCCAGACTAATGTAGACACGGTCTTGTCGGGGTACCACATCCCAGCAGGG acaACTGTCGCAATGCATTCGACTTTTATTGGTCAGGATGCCAAGGAATTCCCTGAACCCGACGTATTTAAACCCGAAAGATGGATACGGAGCAATACATCGCCGAAGAAAAACCATCCCTTTGCGATGACTCCGTTCGGATTTGGCCCACGTGGTTGCATCGGCATGCGTTTTGCTGAGCAAGAGACACAAATTGCAGTTATAAAG ATTTTGCAGCGTTACCGGTTAGAGTATGTTGGTGAGCCACTCCGACTTGAGGCCAGCATAACGTTTAAACCTGCCAACAAGATGGCGTTCCGTTTTACAAAACGATTGTGA